AGACTTCACAGCCGATATCGTTCGCCTTTAAGAATGCCATTAACTCATCACGGCGTTCCACTCGAATCACAAACTGGTTGTAGATGTGACGTGATTCGATTTCAAACGGAAGGGAGATTACTCCTTTTCCAACCACGCCTGCCTGCTCAAACAACTTGCGATATCGCTTGGCATTTTGCTGTCGTCCAATGTGCCAACTTTCGAGATGGGGCAATTTCGCCAAAACGACAGCAGCGTGAATGGTGTCAAGCCGGAAGTTGCCGCCGACAAAAATATGATGGTACTTGATTTTTGCGCCGTGATTCCGGAAGGTCTTTAGCATCTCATCGCGTTCGGCTGTGTTTGTCGAAACAATACCACCATCACCAGCACAACCGAGATTCTTCGAGGGGAAGAAACTATAACAGCCGTAATGACCGATTGAACCGGAGCGCTTCCCTTTGTACTCCGCGCCAATCGACTGGGCGGAATCCTCAATCACAATTAAATTGTGTTTTTCGGCGATTGCCATGATGGCGTCCATATCTGCCATTTGGCCAAAAAGATGCACTGGAATAATCGCTTTTGTTCGAGGTGTAATCGCTGCTTCGATTGCGGCTGGATCAATGTTGTAGGTACGGGGATCGATATCAACAAACACCGGTTTTGCGCCGACCCGGCTCACCGCTCCTGCAGTCGCAAAGAACGAATAGGCGGGGGTAATCACTTCATCACCGGCGCCGATTTTTTCCGCCATCAGTACTAAAATCAAGGCGTCGGAACCGGAAGATACTCCAGTAGCGTAGGGAGTTTGGCAATACTCGGCAATCGCTTGTTCGCAAGCTTTTACCTGCGGACCGTTGATAAACATCTGCGACGCAAAAACTTCGGCGACCGCGTGATCGACATCCGACTTAATCGGCGCATATTGCGCTTTCAAGTCAAGTAGTGGAACGTGCATCGAATTCCTTTAACCGTGGCGAATCGCTTCGCCGTCTATAAGAGATCATTACTGGAGACGTTCGC
Above is a window of bacterium DNA encoding:
- a CDS encoding DegT/DnrJ/EryC1/StrS family aminotransferase, with translation MHVPLLDLKAQYAPIKSDVDHAVAEVFASQMFINGPQVKACEQAIAEYCQTPYATGVSSGSDALILVLMAEKIGAGDEVITPAYSFFATAGAVSRVGAKPVFVDIDPRTYNIDPAAIEAAITPRTKAIIPVHLFGQMADMDAIMAIAEKHNLIVIEDSAQSIGAEYKGKRSGSIGHYGCYSFFPSKNLGCAGDGGIVSTNTAERDEMLKTFRNHGAKIKYHHIFVGGNFRLDTIHAAVVLAKLPHLESWHIGRQQNAKRYRKLFEQAGVVGKGVISLPFEIESRHIYNQFVIRVERRDELMAFLKANDIGCEVYYPFAFHELECFAPLGYQPGDFPQSEAAARETLAIPIYPELSAEQQEYVVDTIARFYRV